A region of Vanessa cardui chromosome 1, ilVanCard2.1, whole genome shotgun sequence DNA encodes the following proteins:
- the LOC124533710 gene encoding sodium-coupled monocarboxylate transporter 1-like: MSGAESDVSTVRLSFQHFSWIDYSIFVIMLGVCGGIGIYFGFIKKQTSTKDYLMGGRNMKLVPICFSLVASFISGISLLGIPTEIYLYGSSYIFTMIGAFMMCIIITTTFIPVLHELQLTSAYEYLELRYDKRTRVFGSIIFSVYLIAWLPIVIYVPALAFNQVTGVNIHIVSPIVCLVCIFYTCVGGLKAVVWTDVIQTVVMIGAMILVIIKGTVIVGGVDEVFSKNWATNRLEFPSCNLDLTERHSLWSVTIGSTFYWIGNVAVNQSMMQRFLALSNVKMSKRAVWGFFLGVILIVSICSYSGFLAYARFNECDPLNSKLVLAKDQLLPLLVMDVLAEWKGMPGIFVAGVFSAALSSLSTGLNSMAAVVLEDFWKPFFHKLSQKQTQILVRSVVVILGCICVGLVFVVEKLGSVLQLTMSLSSASMGPLAGIFLMGLFLPFIDGVGALSGGIAGLITAWWVAAQSQLAQARGFLTFDEKERYTFNCTYSFEPMTIVEDITEGEVSYIYRLSYLWFTGLGCSVTIIVASFVSLRSTKNKIDPRLFAPFLRSWLTHKYEVEQMDLKSNPS, encoded by the exons ATGTCTGGCGCAGAAAGTGACGTGTCCACAGTTAGGTTATCCTTCCAACATTTCTCATGGATAGATTATTCAATATTCGTTATAATGTTAGGGGTGTGTGGTGGAATTGGTATTTATTTCGGATTTATTAAGAAGCAAACATCAACCAAGGATTATTTGATGGGGGGAAGGAATATGAAATTGGTACCAATTTGTTTTTCTCTGGTTGCCAG CTTTATTTCAGGTATATCTTTATTGGGGATACCCACGGAGATTTATTTATACGGTAGTTCATATATTTTCACCATGATCGGAGCCTTTATGATGTGTATTATTATAACGACCACGTTTATTCCTGTGTTACACGAATTACAATTGACATCAGCATATGAG TACTTAGAACTACGCTACGATAAAAGGACAAGGGTGTTTGGATCGATCATATTCAGTGTATATTTG ATTGCTTGGCTTCCTATCGTTATTTATGTTCCTGCTCTTGCATTTAATCAAG ttacAGGTGTGAATATACACATCGTGTCACCAATCGTGTGTCtcgtttgtatattttatacatgcGTG GGAGGCCTTAAAGCAGTTGTGTGGACTGATGTTATTCAGACAGTTGTTATGATCGGAGCTATGATTTTAGTGATTATCAAAGGAACCGTTATTGTTGGTGGGGTTGACGAAGTATTCTCTAAGAATTGGGCTACAAACAGATTAGAATTCCCGAG TTGCAATTTAGATCTCACAGAACGGCACTCGCTTTGGTCAGTGACGATAGGATCAACATTCTACTGGATCGGGAACGTAGCAGTGAATCAGTCTATGATGCAGCGATTTCTGGCTTTGTCGAATGTTAAAATGTCAAAAAG GGCAGTGTGGGGATTTTTCCTTGGTGTAATTTTGATCGTATCCATCTGCAGCTATAGCGGTTTTCTAGCTTATGCAAGGTTTAATGAATGTGATCCTTTAAACTCAAAATTGGTACTAGCGAAGGACCAACTTCTGCCATTGTTGGTGATGGACGTGTTAGCGGAATGGAAGGGAATGCCCGGGATATTTGTTGCTGGAGTTTTCAGTGCTGCCTTGAG CTCACTTTCAACAGGGTTAAATTCAATGGCTGCTGTCGTACTTGAAGATTTTTGGAAGCCATTTTTCCATAAACTCAGTCAAAAACAAACTCAAATACTCGTGAGATCTGTGGTTGTTATACTTGGCTGCATTTGTGTAg gtCTGGTGTTTGTGGTAGAGAAATTAGGATCAGTCTTACAACTTACCATGAGCTTGTCATCTGCATCAATGGGACCGCTTGCTGGAATATTTCTCATGGgattatttttaccttttattgaTGGTGTG ggtGCATTGTCTGGTGGTATTGCTGGCTTAATAACCGCGTGGTGGGTGGCGGCGCAATCACAGTTGGCGCAGGCGAGAGGTTTTCTAACGTTCGATGAGAAAGaaagatatacatttaattgtacCTACAGTTTTGAACCAATGACAATTGTTGAAGATATTACTGAAGG GGAGGTGTCATATATTTATAGGCTTTCATACTTATGGTTTACGGGTCTTGGATGCTCGGTGACTATAATAGTGGCTAGCTTTGTTAGTTTAAGATCAACGAAAAACAAAATTGACCCCAGACTTTTCGCACCATTTCTGAGATCCTGGCTTACGCATAAATATGAG GTGGAACAAATGGATTTAAAAAGTAATCCGAGCTGa
- the LOC124533700 gene encoding sodium-coupled monocarboxylate transporter 1-like, with the protein MSGSENVATSAMYQMQRFTWVDYVVFVFMLAISAFVGVYWGFFKKQTTQNDYLLGGRNMKVIPVSMSLVASFVSGITLLGSPTEVYMYGTQYAYIMGGILLMSIFMTQVYLPVFHDLKITSNYEYLSMRFDNRVRLFGSILFTFTLIGWLPIVIYVPALAFNQVTGVDIHVITPIVCLVCIFYTSAGGLQAVVWTDVIQITSMVGAMALVAIKGTIDVGGIGIVWNRNMESGRIEAPNWDPRPTARHTIWNLVFGGLIYWLQANSVNQTMVQRYLALPTLRGAKWAVVLFCIGISILYCFCLYCGLLIYARFYDCDPLQTKVAKAKDQLLPLLVMDVLGDIPGLPGVFIAGIFSAALSSLSTSLNSMSAVVLEDFYKPFYKRQLSERQTNWLLKGVVIMLGILCLGLVFIVEKMGTILQLTMTLEAMTMGPQLGVFSMGILMPWVDALGALVGGMTGLAVMAWWCLSAQLAIANGLIYHPHKPLTTEGCQYNYTLVETVFHHEEGQEVSPILHVSYMWYTLVGAVMTIVVGVTVSKINRWRGQAYVPPAPKLLAPIIRRLYRDPPHPTDERFIRAYDCDKNEVNSTNINMKPITECEKMS; encoded by the exons ATGAGTGGATCCGAAAATGTGGCCACAAGCGCGATGTATCAGATGCAAAGATTTACTTGGGTTGATTATGTTGTATTTGTGTTTATGTTGGCGATAAGTGCGTTCGTTGGCGTGTATTGGGGattctttaaaaaacaaacgaCACAGAATGATTACCTTCTTGGAGGTAGGAACATGAAGGTGATTCCCGTTTCTATGTCGTTGGTAGCAAG ttTCGTCTCAGGCATTACGTTGCTGGGATCACCAACCGAAGTATATATGTATGGGACCCAATATGCCTACATAATGGGTGGTATATTACTTATGTCAATCTTTATGACTCAGGTTTATTTGCCAGTATTTCATGACCTCAAAATCACGTCTAATTAtgag TACTTATCGATGAGGTTCGACAATAGAGTTCGATTGTTTGGATCAATCCTATTCACCTTCACACTG ATAGGTTGGCTCCCAATAGTCATCTATGTACCGGCATTGGCTTTTAATCAAG TTACTGGTGTCGACATTCACGTAATTACGCCGATCGTTTGTTTAGTGTGCATTTTTTACACGAGTGCG GGTGGATTGCAAGCTGTTGTATGGACAGATGTTATTCAAATCACTTCAATGGTCGGAGCTATGGCTTTAGTAGCTATCAAGGGAACGATAGATGTTGGTGGTATAGGAATAGTGTGGAATAGAAATATGGAAAGTGGACGGATTGAGGCTCCTaa TTGGGATCCTCGCCCTACCGCTCGTCACACCATCTGGAATTTAGTCTTTGGTGGTCTGATTTATTGGCTGCAAGCTAATTCTGTAAACCAAACAATGGTGCAGCGTTACTTGGCCCTGCCGACCTTGCGAGGAGCTAAATG GGCCGTTGTCCTGTTCTGCATTGGTATATCAATATTGTACTGTTTCTGCCTGTATTGTGGATTACTGATATATGCTCGGTTTTATGACTGTGATCCATTACAAACAAag gtAGCGAAGGCAAAAGATCAGTTGCTACCGTTACTAGTCATGGATGTTCTTGGTGACATACCTGGACTACCGGGTGTTTTCATTGCTGGAATATTTAGCGCAGCACTTAG ctCTTTATCGACAAGTTTGAATTCAATGTCAGCGGTGGTATTGGAAGATTTTTACAAACCGTTTTACAAGAGACAACTCTCCGAAAGGCAAACTAACTGGCTTTTAAAAGGCGTCGTTATAATGCTGGGAATACTTTGCTTAG gATTGGTATTTATCGTTGAAAAGATGGGAACTATCTTGCAGCTCACGATGACACTTGAAGCTATGACAATGGGACCACAACTTGGCGTTTTTTCAATGGGAATTCTAATGCCATGGGTGGATGCTTTG GGAGCGTTAGTGGGTGGTATGACCGGACTTGCTGTGATGGCGTGGTGGTGTTTATCAGCACAATTAGCTATTGCCAATGGACTCATCTATCACCCTCACAAGCCTCTCACAACAGAAGGATGCCAGTACAATTATACTCTTGTCGAAACTGTGTTTCATCACGAAGAGGG tcaaGAAGTAAGTCCCATTTTACACGTGTCATACATGTGGTATACCCTGGTCGGTGCTGTGATGACGATCGTCGTTGGTGTAACCGTGTCTAAGATAAACAGATGGCGAGGTCAAGCTTATGTTCCTCCAGCGCCGAAACTTCTAGCACCAATCATACGGAGGCTTTATAGGGATCCACCGCATCCAACTGACGAGCGGTTTATTAGGGCATATGACTGTGACAAG aaTGAAGTTAATTCgacaaacataaatatgaaaccGATTACCGAGTGCGAGAAGATGAGCTGa